The region CGTGACCCATGTTATTCGCGGCGATGACCACCTGAATAATGCCGCGCGTCAGATGATGATTTATGATGCGATGGGCTGGGACGTTCCGGTTTGGGCGCATATCCCGCTGATTTTTGGCGGCGATGGCAAAAAACTTTCCAAACGCCACGGGGCAACCGGCGCACAGGAATATCAGGCGATGGGCTATCCCGCCGCAGGTATGCGCAATTATTTGGCGCGTCTGGGTTGGAGCCACGGGGATGATGAGTTTTTTAGTGATGCACAGGCCAAAGAGTGGTTTGACTTCAAGGGCATCGGCAAGTCGCCTGCGCGTTTTGACTTTAAGAAACTCGAAAATCTTTGTGGGCAACATATTGCACAAACCGACGATGCCGCACTGCTGCATGAATTGGGGGCCTATTTGGCCGCCATAGGGGAAGATCCGTTGCCAGACGCAACTTTTTTACTTTTTGAAGCGGGCATGTATTGCCTAAAAGATCGCGCCAAGACCTTCCCGCAACTTCTTGAAAAAGCTGAATTTATACTGTCAGAACGCCCCATTCAACCGGACCAGAAAGCTTCAAAAAACCTTGATGATGTATCCCGTGGTATACTGATTGAATTGACGCCGCAGCTGCAAAATGCTAGCTGGTCACGCGACGGACTTGAGGCAGTCACAAATTCTTTCACGGAAGCGAAAGATATAAAATTCGGCAAGATCGCTGGCCCCTTGCGGGCAGCATTGGCTGGCCGAGCTGTGACCCCAAGCGTGTTTGATATGATGCTCGTACTTGGGCGCGACGAGAGCATCGCGCGCCTGCAGGACGCAGCGACACAGACATAAGGCAGAGGTTGGAACCAAACCTTGGTCTTGTGCAGAGACATACGCCCCCGGCGAATTGCGCCTGGGGTCTTACGAGGAAGGGAAACCAATGACCGACAGCAAGAAATCCGCGACGCTAACGATTGATGATGCGTCCTTTGACCTGCCGATCTACTCTCCGACCGCTGGTCCGGATGTGCTCGATATTCGCAAGCTTTATGCGCAAGCTGGTGTCTTTACTTATGATCCAGGTTTCACATCAACGGCGTCTTGTGATTCCACCATCACGTTCATTGATGGCGGCAAAGGCGAGCTGCTGCACCGCGGGTATCCGATCGACCAACTGGCCGGAAAGTCGCATTACCTAGAAGTTTGCTATCTGCTGCTTTATGGTGAACTGCCTTCGGCCACAGAATTGGAAGATTTTGAAGAGCGCGTGACACATCACACGATGATTCACGAGCAAATGGCGAACTTTTTCCGCGGGTTCCGCCGTGACGCGCACCCAATGGCAATCATCACCGGTGTGGTGGGCGCGATGTCTGCGTTTTATCACGACTCGACCGATGTGTCAGATCCCTGGCAGCGCGAAGTTGCCTCTATTCGCTTGATTGCAAAGATGCCGACCATTGTTGCTATGGCCTATAAATACACCATCGGTCAGCCTTTTGTGTATCCACGCAACGATCTGGATTATGCCTCGAACTTCCTGCGTATGTGCTTTGCGGTTCCTGCTGAAGAATACGAAGTGAACCCGATCCTCGCGCGCGCAATGGACCGGATCTTTACCTTGCATGCTGACCACGAGCAGAACGCTTCGACGTCGACAGTGCGACTGGCCTCTTCTTCGGGTGCAAACCCATTTGCCTGTATCG is a window of Cognatishimia sp. WU-CL00825 DNA encoding:
- the gltX gene encoding glutamate--tRNA ligase → MSGPVVTRFAPSPTGFLHIGGARTALFNWLYARGRGGKFLLRIEDTDRERSTPEATAAILQGMNWLGLDHDGEVISQFEGAARHAEVALQLLAEGKAYKCFASQDEIAEFREAARAEGKSTLYRSPWRDADAASHPDAPYVVRIKSPLDGTTVIKDQVQGDVTIRNDQLDDMVLLRSDGSPVYMLAVVVDDHDMGVTHVIRGDDHLNNAARQMMIYDAMGWDVPVWAHIPLIFGGDGKKLSKRHGATGAQEYQAMGYPAAGMRNYLARLGWSHGDDEFFSDAQAKEWFDFKGIGKSPARFDFKKLENLCGQHIAQTDDAALLHELGAYLAAIGEDPLPDATFLLFEAGMYCLKDRAKTFPQLLEKAEFILSERPIQPDQKASKNLDDVSRGILIELTPQLQNASWSRDGLEAVTNSFTEAKDIKFGKIAGPLRAALAGRAVTPSVFDMMLVLGRDESIARLQDAATQT
- the gltA gene encoding citrate synthase translates to MTDSKKSATLTIDDASFDLPIYSPTAGPDVLDIRKLYAQAGVFTYDPGFTSTASCDSTITFIDGGKGELLHRGYPIDQLAGKSHYLEVCYLLLYGELPSATELEDFEERVTHHTMIHEQMANFFRGFRRDAHPMAIITGVVGAMSAFYHDSTDVSDPWQREVASIRLIAKMPTIVAMAYKYTIGQPFVYPRNDLDYASNFLRMCFAVPAEEYEVNPILARAMDRIFTLHADHEQNASTSTVRLASSSGANPFACIAAGVACLWGPAHGGANQACLEMLREIGTVDRIPEFIARAKDKDDPFRLMGFGHRVYKNVDPRATVLKQSADEVLELLGVENNPLLQVAKELERTALNDPYFVEKKLFPNVDFYSGIILEAMGFPTSMFTPIFALSRTVGWISQWKEMISDPGMKIGRPRQLYTGATLRDYVDIENR